In Anopheles funestus chromosome X unlocalized genomic scaffold, idAnoFuneDA-416_04 X_unloc_30, whole genome shotgun sequence, a single genomic region encodes these proteins:
- the LOC125773319 gene encoding putative uncharacterized protein DDB_G0271606, with product METRARGRTLSVDERPTVVAKKPLGEKKLATIAEEPASAGVPARTMATAGVKSAGAATKPATSTGVSTGEVRRMLADAKADNEMTIGIVKRLEEQIQMLRLQIEASNEQLKEARKEAKEAREEARMREAEYREETRQREAEHREELRKEKELFNALLAQTLGGTGAARPESQQELQREQEMIRRLESQQRQEQRQQLEEQQRQRWRKQQPQQQQQQRPPVQEWPTVQQSGRVQRRGAVKSTPPAVLNEPGEWVEVVSGNRRNNKRNGANRPRQPAQQQPVHRQYQQWAHQRAGQQQQRLEIHQQEKRRPRRKRPDEIIVVPAPGVSYKDMYVKLRSSPRIADFQRQIGVGRRTPKDHLLLPLSRDVDSAALRDIIEEVIGDSGSVTVKTEMAEVVMTGIDNMIDEEAIKKALRTSLACGGQPSD from the exons ATGGAAACGCGGGCGAGAGGACGAACGTTATCGGTCGATGAGCGTCCTACCGTCGTAGCAAAGAAGCCGTTGGGTGAGAAGAAACTAGCGACCATCGCCGAGGAACCGGCATCGGCAGGAGTGCCAGCGCGGACAATGGCGACGGCGGGAGTTAAATCGGCGGGAGCAGCGACGAAGCCGGCAACTTCCACCGGGGTTTCCACCGGGGAAGTGCGCCGGATGCTGGCGGACGCGAAGGCGGATAACGAAATGACGATTGGTATCGTCAAACGATTGGAGGAACAGATTCAGATGCTGCGCCTTCAAATTGAGGCCTCCAACGAACAACTGAAGGAGGCACGAAAGGAGGCGAAGGAGGCGCGAGAAGAGGCTCGTATGCGCGAGGCGGAATACCGTGAGGAGACTCGGCAGCGTGAGGCGGAACACCGCGAAGAGCTCCGGAAGGAGAAGGAGCTCTTTAACGCTCTTCTGGCGCAAACCCTGGGGGGAACAGGCGCAGCTCGGCCGGAGAGCCAGCAGGAGCTGCAGCGTGAGCAGGAGATGATCCGGaggctggaaagccagcaacGGCAggaacagcggcagcagctggAGGAGCAGCAGCGCCAACGGTGGCGTAAACAGCAgccgcagcaacaacaacagcagcggcCACCTGTGCAGGAGTGGCCGACGGTTCAGCAGAGCGGGCGTGTTCAGCGTCGGGGCGCGGTGAAGTCGACACCCCCGGCGGTGCTAAATGAACCGGGAGAGTGGGTGGAGGTCGTTAGCGGCAACCGCCGTAATAACAAGCGGAATGGAGCGAATCGGCCCCGGCAGCCAGcccagcagcagccagtgcACCGGCAGTATCAGCAGTGGGCGCACCAGCGAGcggggcagcagcagcagcggttgGAGATACACCAGCAAGAGAAGCGGCGTCCGCGACGGAAGCGTCCGGACGAGATCATCGTGGTGCCCGCCCCGGGAGTCTCGTATAAAGATATGTATGTAAAGCTCCGGAGCAGCCCGCGGATTGCAGACTTCCAGCGGCAAATAGGTGTCGGCAGAAGAACGCCGAAGGACCACCTCCTGCTGCCTTTGTCGCGTGATGTAGACAGCGCGGCACTGAGAGATATCATTGAGGAGGTGATCGGGGATAGCGGATCCGTCACGGTCAAGACGGAAATGGCTGAGGTCGTCATGACGGGCATCGATAATATGATTGACGAGGAGGCAATCAAGAAGGCGCTCAGGACCTCGCTAG CCTGTGGTGGACAACCCTCGGATTAA